Proteins encoded in a region of the Bacteroidota bacterium genome:
- a CDS encoding VCBS repeat-containing protein, whose translation MNHAKALWTAVLLGLSTTLAAQTAVQPSGAGTAGDPYQIATLDNLYWVTQNQSSWSGYFIQTANINASATSTWDGGAGFTPIGNGSTNYFTGSYNGKGHTITGIYINRPTVDYVGVFGLSHGTGSIDSLGVKNVNITGKRYVGGLIGLNNSSTRSVSNTYSTGTVKGNSGTAGGLVGSNGGSITNSYSTCNVSGSSTTIGGLVGFNASSGSISKSFATGNATSSSFQVGGLVGQNSGTLANTYSTGRVSGSYWVGGLVGYNNYSGVINYSFATGNIPVNDPDTGGLVGGNGSGGTISNSFWDTETSGKASSHGGTGKTTAQMKTQSTFTDAGWDFITETTNGTNDIWEINGTDNSGYPKLTWWVFIPTPLQITTIQPVKNKLNVQTNSNIEITFDTKVSSATVHSISIPLIGSINGNYSATYSLNVDSTLLTINPDQDFAAGEVITVVVTDSVKNKEGGSLQKPLVWTFSAKSDKAETFAPAVNYPVTGNPFFAQATDMNGDGHPDLVTANWVSEEVSVLLNAGDGTFGSANSFTIGGVPNNFFAADLDNDGDLDFISVNTDDDNDISVLINNGDGTIASPVKYPIGDGTWTATAGDIDGDGDIDLISGNSWAYTLSVFPNNGNGTFAEKVNFETNNNTSFITSSDVDNDGDLDLVTVNYWENNGTVFKNNGSGSFDGGTDFSIGLKVGSLTSGDVDSDGDADIITTSYGDSLVSVLLNNGSGSFSGQVNYHAGGAWGVVASDIDGDGDLDILTRNYPADRFSILRNYGNGSFAPEKTVGAADTPAWIYTADLDGDGDLDVIVPNDESNSVSVFIAGLFPEGTNETAGEFSDATYNSTTSLTGNVTVTGTLTVGGQITTGSNTIDLGTTGLLSGETSANYIQGSVQATRVISSSQSNIGGMGISIDPQSNNLGATTIKRETGTSEHQDGIKQVWTITPQTQPSGPVTVTLSWPSSNDNGVNLADLVVFKSGDGGENWDVVTAVLNTDSDPRTATFTITSFSVFTLGETGSLPVELAGFSAEAFGDRVNLKWSTATETNNSGWEVEMQESGVRSQKSEWMAVGFVPGKGTTTERQNYSYSVSDLKTKQVSFRLKQIDNDGTVSYSQILSVDLKPSVFALEQNYPNPFNPVTVISYQLPVKSKVSLKVYDVTGRLITTLVDGQVEAGFHSVTFNAAGLATGVYLYQIEAGSFRSVRKLTLVK comes from the coding sequence ATGAACCATGCTAAAGCGTTGTGGACCGCAGTCCTACTTGGATTAAGCACTACCCTTGCTGCACAAACAGCCGTTCAACCTTCCGGTGCAGGAACAGCCGGAGATCCGTACCAGATTGCCACACTGGATAACCTGTATTGGGTAACCCAGAACCAGTCATCCTGGAGTGGTTATTTTATTCAAACCGCCAATATCAACGCCTCTGCAACTTCGACCTGGGATGGTGGAGCCGGCTTTACGCCCATCGGAAATGGTTCAACCAACTATTTCACCGGAAGTTACAATGGTAAAGGTCACACGATTACTGGTATTTACATCAACAGACCAACCGTTGATTATGTTGGCGTATTTGGCTTAAGCCATGGCACCGGAAGCATTGATAGCCTTGGGGTAAAAAATGTCAATATAACCGGTAAAAGATATGTGGGCGGACTCATTGGTCTGAATAATAGCAGCACCCGTTCTGTTTCAAATACATACAGTACCGGGACTGTAAAAGGAAACTCAGGAACGGCAGGAGGTCTTGTCGGGAGCAACGGCGGTTCAATAACCAATTCCTATTCAACCTGCAACGTGAGCGGTAGTTCAACAACAATCGGGGGGCTTGTTGGCTTTAACGCCAGTTCGGGTTCAATTTCTAAATCCTTTGCCACCGGAAATGCAACCAGTAGTTCTTTTCAGGTTGGCGGGTTGGTTGGACAAAACAGTGGCACCCTCGCAAATACCTATTCAACCGGAAGGGTAAGCGGTAGTTATTGGGTAGGCGGACTAGTTGGATATAACAATTATTCAGGAGTCATTAATTATTCTTTCGCAACCGGCAATATTCCCGTAAATGATCCCGACACAGGTGGACTTGTCGGTGGGAACGGCTCTGGTGGAACCATTTCGAATTCCTTTTGGGATACCGAAACATCCGGAAAAGCATCGAGTCACGGTGGCACGGGAAAAACGACCGCTCAAATGAAAACTCAATCGACCTTCACCGATGCAGGGTGGGATTTCATCACGGAAACCACCAACGGAACCAATGACATCTGGGAAATTAACGGTACTGATAATTCGGGATATCCCAAATTAACCTGGTGGGTATTTATCCCAACACCGCTTCAAATCACTACTATTCAGCCTGTAAAAAACAAATTAAATGTTCAGACCAATTCCAATATTGAAATCACCTTCGACACCAAGGTTTCCTCTGCAACCGTGCATTCCATTTCCATCCCTCTTATCGGATCGATAAATGGAAATTATTCAGCAACCTATTCACTCAATGTGGATTCGACTCTTTTAACGATCAACCCTGATCAGGATTTTGCTGCAGGTGAAGTAATTACTGTTGTGGTCACCGATTCTGTCAAAAACAAAGAAGGCGGTTCCCTTCAAAAACCTTTGGTCTGGACCTTTTCTGCAAAATCGGATAAAGCAGAAACGTTTGCCCCGGCTGTCAACTATCCTGTAACCGGAAATCCATTCTTTGCGCAGGCAACCGACATGAATGGTGATGGTCATCCGGACCTGGTAACGGCCAATTGGGTGTCTGAAGAAGTCTCCGTGCTGTTAAATGCCGGGGATGGAACGTTCGGATCTGCTAATTCATTCACCATCGGTGGCGTTCCCAATAATTTTTTCGCTGCCGATCTCGATAACGATGGGGATCTTGATTTTATTTCGGTGAACACCGATGATGACAATGATATTTCCGTCCTGATCAATAATGGAGATGGAACCATTGCCAGTCCGGTAAAATATCCGATCGGGGATGGAACTTGGACGGCAACAGCAGGCGACATTGATGGCGACGGAGACATTGATCTGATTTCAGGAAATTCCTGGGCATACACCCTTTCGGTTTTTCCGAATAATGGCAATGGAACCTTTGCCGAAAAAGTAAACTTTGAAACCAACAATAATACCTCATTTATCACATCATCCGATGTAGACAATGACGGCGATCTTGATCTGGTAACGGTTAATTATTGGGAAAACAATGGAACGGTTTTTAAAAACAACGGATCCGGTTCTTTCGATGGCGGAACCGATTTTTCAATTGGTCTTAAAGTCGGATCGCTGACCTCGGGTGATGTCGATTCGGATGGTGACGCAGATATCATTACCACCAGTTATGGTGACAGCCTTGTTTCTGTGCTTTTAAATAATGGATCCGGATCCTTTTCCGGTCAGGTAAACTATCATGCAGGCGGGGCCTGGGGTGTGGTTGCCAGCGACATTGATGGCGATGGAGACCTAGACATACTGACCCGGAATTATCCTGCTGACCGGTTTTCCATTCTGAGAAACTACGGAAATGGCTCCTTTGCCCCGGAAAAGACCGTTGGAGCGGCCGACACACCGGCATGGATCTACACAGCCGATCTGGATGGCGATGGCGATCTGGATGTCATCGTGCCGAATGATGAATCCAATTCGGTATCGGTCTTTATCGCCGGACTGTTCCCGGAAGGCACCAATGAAACCGCCGGTGAATTTTCCGATGCGACCTACAATTCAACCACGTCACTCACCGGAAATGTAACCGTTACCGGCACGCTTACGGTTGGCGGACAAATTACCACTGGTTCAAACACGATTGATCTGGGGACAACCGGTTTATTATCCGGCGAAACATCGGCCAATTACATTCAGGGGTCGGTGCAGGCCACACGGGTGATTTCATCCTCTCAATCCAACATCGGCGGAATGGGTATCTCAATCGATCCGCAGTCGAATAATCTTGGAGCCACCACCATCAAGCGCGAAACCGGAACCTCGGAACACCAGGATGGTATCAAACAGGTATGGACCATTACTCCGCAGACCCAACCCTCCGGACCGGTCACCGTTACACTCTCGTGGCCGTCCTCCAATGACAATGGAGTGAACCTGGCCGATCTGGTGGTGTTTAAAAGCGGCGATGGCGGAGAGAACTGGGATGTGGTGACCGCCGTTTTAAACACCGATTCCGATCCGCGAACCGCGACTTTCACCATTACCTCCTTCTCAGTATTTACTCTCGGGGAAACCGGTTCACTTCCGGTTGAACTGGCCGGCTTTTCTGCTGAGGCTTTTGGAGACCGCGTGAATCTGAAATGGTCCACCGCAACCGAAACCAACAACAGCGGCTGGGAAGTGGAAATGCAGGAGTCAGGAGTCAGGAGTCAGAAGTCAGAATGGATGGCTGTTGGTTTTGTTCCGGGCAAGGGAACGACCACTGAACGTCAGAATTACTCATATTCTGTTTCCGATCTAAAAACGAAGCAGGTCAGTTTCCGTCTGAAACAGATCGACAATGATGGCACGGTTTCCTATTCACAGATCCTGTCGGTTGACCTGAAACCGAGTGTTTTTGCACTTGAACAGAATTACCCGAATCCGTTTAATCCGGTTACAGTGATCAGCTACCAGTTACCTGTAAAAAGCAAGGTGAGCCTGAAGGTGTATGATGTCACCGGCCGGTTAATCACAACACTCGTGGATGGTCAGGTTGAAGCTGGTTTCCATTCGGTTACTTTCAACGCAGCCGGACTGGCCACCGGGGTTTATCTCTATCAGATCGAAGCCGGTTCCTTCCGGTCGGTCAGGAAACTCACGCTGGTGAAGTAA
- a CDS encoding VCBS repeat-containing protein: MKTLLRHWLLPIIAMFLTSAMVIAQPTVTSTTPAKNAINQLASTNIQIQFSEEMNQGSLTTGTIKVYGSMTGYHAGSISYNAGTNTATVNPSTDFESGEVVTVTVTTGVTNGSAVALSDAYSWNFTTASSPSGESYTSTNYTVGYGPREVRVADVDNDGDNDLVTVNYDWDNASVLKNNGDGTFATKTDYPLGDNPTQITVADLNNDSYMDIISANSFGLSLSVLINNGNGTFAAKVDYATPFQSRSLIATDANGDGYLDLIAPTERDDSVSVFINNGDGTFADDVEYFTGDGPFGVTSADVDGDGDLDLITSNYASKTISVLPNLGDGTFGSKTDYSTGEAGRHLTSADLDGDGDADVIVAIISGASSGNIAVLKNNGDGTFAARVDYSMPFGAFYPNAQDVDGDGDIDILCANSAPGSSVALLKNNGNGTFAAKVDLVTGFSTFSVAAADLDGNGTIDLATGQSGTNQVTVKLNIVPPTVSSTTPTAQAIDATTDGNITITFDQAMFADSINARTILVNGSQSGNHGGSLSYNSGTYTATFNPTSDFVPGEKVSVVVTTRVQNSQRAAMSLPYVFQFNTVLKGDLISSQNSKFFPGTKPYGVAHADFDDDGDLDMIFPNAEKDSITILSNNGSGTFTTATTLFTGASTLPNSLSVADFDRDGDMDFVITQYLSNGISVYLNNGSFSFTSTFYGAQSGTTTAVIGDYDGDGDLDIAVYNRMAISLSVFMNNGDGTFASAANKSLFASSMNRIRTADIDNDGDLDLLIGGESQTVFLMKNNGNGTFATEVNLGFTNISDFDLADLNEDGNLDLITVHQLSNKVTVSAGNGNGTFASGTDFSFVNPSSVTFMDLGYDGDTDIIVAAQDGDFYDEIHYLTNNGSGSFTKEYGFYALLTGYEYSYLGYPVLSTADINGDGDLDLVQTSRLNSYVAIYQSSDFVTVTSLSPAPNSIDVSASTSLTATLNYDADPVTINSTTVRLIGSGAGLVAGSVSFDSPSRTITFDPTSDLKPGQTYILSVSDSVSSLNGTHLYTGRSTEFTVATAGDGKGHFVLGSTLTFDNGTYPDQLVVGDLNGDGHQDVVATTGYYGTGYVLLNNGDGTFAAPVSLGYSKAYIAHLRLADMDSDGDLDVVIGRSGNSSLDVLSNNGSASFTEAVSYGSFATYYDNLLAKDISSDGFADLIQRYGGSSGPIFAINNGNWTFNGDIKQIDWSSSDLEIIDLDNDGDQDFVMSYSQNGYSRLGIALNDRTKADGYQQFGEPYFIETDLAPKLIKAADFDSDGDVDFVATTTDGLSFFILKNNGNGTFSAQPATPVELAIKSFNIGDLNGDGDLDLVFTSNEHDSNSKTYIMAYYNSGTGSFSNSASFTIPEYYFRSLNLADADSDGDLDFVTIYGGYVGPDFLLKLGVYENTTAVAPTAEATGVASSGNLGSKITLNWTKGGGSRHLVVVKAGGAVSTTPADNGNYIADSNFGSGSDLGGGNFVVYAGGGNTVNLSGLSLNTQYHVAVFTFNGNEGDDVFYTTNAATGTFTTNSKDGYPFATTPGTALSFNGSSSAAEFSYETELPKDITIQMWVKVADSSSVAAFFVRGDSQGIAGGDRVKGPDSKPLTDGKTDERRSISKMTSSGESEYYYPIHLGINGGYLYASIYDDDAGDPVTITGTDLVRSNQWYHVALTMHRDADDYSNGTFYVNGNSVGTYSNVYYNDYDYSFVLGYDGDVYFAGQVDELQIRDKVLTAQEIRSGMHTTLSGFPENVLGYWQFNDGSGTTASQLINNQLFYLENVTWVTSGVPIGEGSATITTGVTTGEQTVGNATLNMSDGFDNPVDVVVSEVTAAPNSWPEGYSAAVGGKYFVIELFGDPGTFSVDLTLNFGEGVLDEVVDLYPQSLKLYKRSSTSTGAWTDLGGASSADHQTGIVTWTGITSFSQFLPVFDESTVPVELSSFTVTPADGLVRLNWSTATETNNSGWEIEQRVSTSTVKGTFKSVGFVAGKGTTTEAQTYQFSVPVTAAGSIDFRLKQIDTDGTVSYSRILSVDMKPTVFALGQNYPNPFNPVTVINYQLPVKSKVSLKVYDVTGRLITTLVDGQIEAGVHSVTFNASGLATGVYFYQIEAGSFRSVKKLTLVK, encoded by the coding sequence ATGAAAACTCTGCTACGACACTGGTTACTACCCATTATTGCGATGTTTTTAACATCCGCAATGGTGATTGCTCAACCTACCGTCACCTCAACAACACCCGCAAAAAATGCCATCAACCAACTGGCATCCACCAATATCCAGATTCAATTCAGTGAGGAAATGAATCAGGGTTCCCTGACAACCGGAACCATCAAGGTGTACGGCAGCATGACTGGTTATCATGCCGGTTCAATTTCGTATAACGCCGGTACCAATACAGCAACGGTTAATCCGTCAACCGATTTTGAATCGGGTGAGGTGGTAACTGTTACCGTTACAACCGGAGTAACCAATGGCTCTGCAGTGGCGCTGTCTGACGCATACAGCTGGAACTTTACCACTGCCAGCTCGCCCAGTGGAGAGTCCTACACATCCACCAATTACACAGTTGGATATGGACCCAGGGAAGTCAGAGTGGCCGATGTGGATAATGACGGTGACAACGATCTGGTGACAGTCAATTATGATTGGGATAATGCATCCGTCCTGAAAAACAACGGGGATGGAACCTTCGCCACCAAAACCGATTACCCTTTGGGTGATAATCCGACACAGATAACGGTTGCAGACCTCAACAATGACAGTTACATGGATATCATTTCTGCAAACAGCTTCGGTCTTTCCCTGTCGGTTCTGATCAATAACGGAAACGGAACCTTTGCGGCGAAAGTTGATTATGCCACTCCTTTTCAGTCGCGCAGCCTGATTGCGACCGATGCCAACGGGGATGGATATCTGGATCTGATCGCACCGACCGAACGCGATGACTCGGTCTCTGTATTTATCAACAACGGAGATGGCACGTTTGCAGATGATGTTGAATACTTTACCGGTGACGGACCCTTTGGCGTGACGTCGGCCGATGTCGATGGCGATGGAGACCTGGACTTGATTACCTCCAATTATGCATCCAAAACCATTTCGGTTCTTCCCAATCTTGGAGACGGAACCTTTGGCAGCAAAACCGATTACAGTACCGGTGAGGCAGGACGGCATCTGACCTCTGCTGATTTGGATGGTGATGGCGATGCCGACGTGATTGTCGCCATTATTTCCGGTGCATCAAGCGGAAACATTGCCGTATTGAAAAACAACGGAGACGGAACCTTCGCTGCCAGAGTCGATTATTCCATGCCATTCGGTGCCTTTTACCCCAATGCACAGGATGTGGATGGCGATGGAGATATCGATATTCTCTGTGCAAATTCTGCTCCTGGAAGCAGTGTGGCCCTGTTAAAAAATAACGGTAACGGCACCTTTGCCGCCAAAGTCGATCTGGTCACTGGTTTCAGCACCTTCAGTGTGGCTGCAGCCGATCTGGATGGTAACGGGACGATTGATTTAGCCACCGGACAGTCAGGCACCAATCAGGTTACTGTTAAGCTGAATATTGTTCCGCCGACCGTGTCTTCCACAACGCCAACGGCTCAGGCCATCGATGCAACCACCGACGGCAACATTACCATCACCTTCGACCAGGCCATGTTTGCCGATTCGATCAATGCACGGACCATTCTCGTTAACGGTTCTCAATCGGGAAATCATGGTGGCAGTCTTTCCTATAACAGCGGAACGTATACCGCCACCTTTAACCCAACCTCTGACTTTGTTCCGGGTGAAAAGGTATCCGTTGTGGTGACCACCCGTGTTCAGAACAGCCAGCGTGCGGCCATGTCTTTGCCCTATGTGTTCCAATTCAATACGGTTCTTAAAGGAGATCTCATATCCAGCCAGAACTCTAAGTTCTTCCCGGGAACCAAGCCCTACGGCGTGGCTCACGCCGATTTTGACGATGATGGTGATCTGGATATGATTTTCCCGAATGCAGAAAAGGACAGCATCACCATTCTGTCCAATAATGGCTCGGGAACCTTCACCACCGCAACCACCCTGTTCACCGGGGCTTCCACCTTGCCAAACAGTCTATCCGTTGCCGACTTCGATCGGGATGGTGACATGGATTTTGTCATCACCCAGTACTTGAGCAACGGCATCAGCGTTTACCTGAACAATGGCTCCTTCTCATTTACCAGCACCTTCTATGGCGCACAAAGTGGAACCACCACCGCTGTTATCGGTGACTATGATGGCGATGGAGATCTGGATATTGCCGTTTACAACCGGATGGCAATCAGTCTTTCGGTGTTTATGAACAACGGGGATGGAACGTTTGCGTCTGCAGCCAATAAATCACTGTTTGCTTCTTCCATGAACAGAATCCGGACAGCCGATATCGACAATGATGGTGATCTTGATCTGTTGATCGGGGGAGAGAGTCAAACCGTGTTTCTCATGAAAAACAATGGGAATGGGACGTTTGCCACTGAAGTCAATCTGGGATTCACCAATATTTCTGACTTTGATCTGGCCGATCTGAATGAAGACGGTAACCTGGATCTGATCACCGTTCATCAGCTCAGTAACAAGGTAACGGTCTCTGCCGGCAACGGTAATGGAACTTTTGCATCAGGAACCGATTTTTCTTTCGTAAATCCATCATCGGTTACTTTTATGGACCTCGGTTACGATGGTGATACCGATATCATTGTTGCCGCACAGGATGGAGATTTTTATGATGAAATCCATTACCTCACCAACAACGGTTCAGGAAGTTTCACCAAAGAATATGGCTTTTATGCTTTGTTGACGGGATATGAATATTCGTATCTCGGATATCCTGTACTTTCCACCGCTGATATCAATGGGGATGGCGATCTGGATCTGGTTCAGACCAGCCGGCTGAACAGCTACGTGGCTATTTATCAATCGTCCGATTTTGTAACGGTGACCTCGCTTTCACCAGCACCAAACTCGATTGATGTGTCTGCTTCCACCTCCCTGACTGCTACCCTGAATTATGATGCAGATCCGGTAACCATCAACAGCACCACGGTGAGGCTGATCGGGTCCGGTGCCGGGCTTGTTGCCGGTTCGGTTTCCTTTGATTCACCCAGCCGGACCATTACGTTTGATCCAACATCAGACCTTAAACCCGGACAGACTTACATCCTATCCGTATCCGATTCGGTTTCCAGTCTGAACGGAACCCATCTGTATACCGGACGATCGACCGAATTCACCGTGGCCACTGCCGGAGATGGCAAAGGCCATTTTGTGTTGGGGAGTACCCTCACGTTCGATAACGGGACGTATCCCGATCAATTAGTTGTTGGTGATCTGAATGGAGACGGGCATCAGGATGTTGTGGCCACGACCGGTTATTACGGAACCGGATATGTGCTGCTGAACAACGGAGATGGAACCTTTGCAGCTCCTGTTTCCCTGGGTTATTCAAAGGCTTACATTGCCCATCTGCGGCTGGCTGATATGGATTCAGATGGCGATCTGGATGTGGTTATTGGCCGATCCGGTAATTCAAGTCTGGATGTGTTATCCAATAACGGCAGTGCTTCCTTCACTGAAGCGGTTTCTTACGGTTCATTTGCTACTTATTATGATAACCTGCTTGCCAAGGATATCAGCAGCGATGGATTTGCTGATCTGATTCAGCGATATGGAGGATCCAGCGGACCGATTTTCGCGATCAATAATGGCAATTGGACTTTCAATGGTGATATCAAACAAATAGACTGGAGTTCATCCGACCTCGAGATCATTGACCTCGATAATGACGGAGACCAGGATTTTGTTATGTCTTACAGTCAGAACGGATATTCCCGGTTGGGGATTGCCCTGAACGATCGGACCAAAGCCGATGGGTACCAGCAATTTGGTGAACCCTATTTCATTGAAACCGACCTTGCTCCCAAACTGATTAAGGCGGCCGATTTTGATTCCGATGGCGATGTGGATTTTGTTGCCACAACCACCGATGGTCTTTCCTTTTTCATCCTGAAAAATAACGGAAACGGGACGTTTTCTGCACAACCTGCCACCCCGGTTGAATTGGCGATTAAATCGTTTAACATCGGCGATCTGAATGGCGATGGCGACCTGGATCTGGTGTTTACAAGCAATGAGCACGACAGCAACAGCAAAACATACATCATGGCTTACTACAATTCCGGCACCGGATCGTTCAGTAACTCGGCTTCCTTTACGATTCCGGAGTACTATTTCAGAAGTCTGAATCTGGCAGATGCCGATTCGGATGGTGATCTGGATTTTGTTACCATTTACGGTGGATATGTCGGCCCGGATTTTCTGTTAAAGCTGGGTGTTTACGAGAACACCACGGCCGTTGCGCCTACGGCAGAAGCAACTGGTGTGGCTTCCTCGGGGAATCTGGGGTCAAAAATCACCCTGAATTGGACAAAAGGTGGCGGAAGCCGACATCTGGTCGTCGTTAAAGCAGGCGGCGCTGTAAGTACCACACCTGCTGATAACGGGAATTACATAGCTGATTCCAATTTTGGTTCGGGCAGCGATCTCGGTGGCGGCAACTTTGTTGTCTATGCCGGTGGAGGCAATACAGTAAACCTCTCTGGCTTGTCATTGAATACCCAATACCATGTGGCTGTATTCACCTTTAATGGAAATGAAGGCGACGACGTGTTTTACACAACCAATGCCGCAACTGGTACCTTCACCACCAATTCCAAAGATGGCTACCCGTTTGCAACAACACCGGGAACCGCCTTGTCCTTTAACGGATCCTCCTCTGCAGCGGAATTTTCTTATGAAACTGAGCTGCCAAAGGACATCACCATTCAGATGTGGGTGAAAGTGGCTGATTCCTCGTCCGTTGCTGCCTTCTTTGTCAGGGGAGACTCTCAGGGTATTGCCGGTGGTGATCGTGTTAAAGGACCAGATAGTAAACCATTAACAGATGGGAAAACCGATGAGCGTCGTTCCATATCAAAAATGACCTCATCAGGTGAGTCAGAGTACTACTATCCCATTCATCTCGGCATAAATGGCGGATATTTATATGCCAGTATTTATGATGATGATGCGGGTGACCCTGTTACCATCACCGGAACGGATCTTGTCAGAAGCAATCAATGGTATCATGTGGCACTGACGATGCACAGAGATGCTGATGATTATTCGAACGGGACCTTTTATGTGAATGGAAATTCGGTCGGTACTTACAGCAACGTGTACTACAACGACTATGATTACAGTTTTGTACTTGGGTATGATGGGGATGTGTATTTTGCTGGACAGGTAGATGAGCTACAGATCCGTGACAAAGTATTGACCGCTCAGGAAATCCGATCTGGCATGCATACCACCTTAAGCGGATTCCCGGAAAATGTTCTGGGATACTGGCAGTTTAATGACGGCTCGGGAACCACTGCCTCGCAACTGATCAATAATCAGCTCTTCTATCTGGAAAATGTTACCTGGGTAACTTCCGGCGTGCCCATCGGTGAAGGGTCAGCAACTATTACCACCGGCGTAACCACCGGAGAACAAACAGTTGGAAATGCCACGCTTAACATGAGTGATGGATTCGACAATCCGGTTGATGTGGTGGTTTCTGAAGTGACTGCTGCACCTAATTCATGGCCGGAAGGTTACTCTGCGGCCGTTGGCGGAAAATATTTCGTGATTGAACTCTTCGGCGATCCGGGTACGTTCTCGGTCGATCTGACCCTGAACTTTGGAGAAGGGGTGCTGGATGAAGTGGTTGACCTCTACCCGCAATCCCTGAAACTGTACAAACGCAGTTCCACCTCAACTGGCGCCTGGACCGATCTGGGTGGTGCATCCTCTGCCGATCATCAGACCGGTATAGTTACCTGGACAGGAATCACCTCGTTCAGCCAGTTCTTACCAGTGTTTGATGAATCGACGGTTCCTGTCGAATTGTCTTCCTTTACGGTAACTCCTGCAGATGGACTTGTCCGTCTGAACTGGTCCACCGCGACCGAGACAAACAATTCCGGTTGGGAAATTGAGCAACGCGTCAGTACCAGCACGGTGAAGGGCACGTTTAAATCGGTTGGATTTGTCGCCGGAAAGGGCACAACCACCGAAGCTCAGACCTATCAGTTTTCTGTACCGGTAACGGCAGCAGGTTCCATCGATTTCCGTCTGAAACAAATCGATACCGATGGCACGGTTTCCTACTCACGGATCCTGTCGGTTGACATGAAACCAACGGTTTTTGCACTGGGGCAAAATTACCCGAATCCGTTTAACCCGGTCACGGTAATAAATTACCAGTTGCCGGTAAAGAGTAAAGTGAGCCTGAAGGTTTATGATGTCACCGGCCGTTTAATCACCACCCTGGTGGATGGTCAGATTGAAGCCGGCGTTCATTCGGTGACCTTCAACGCTTCCGGACTTGCAACAGGTGTCTATTTCTACCAGATCGAAGCCGGTTCCTTCCGGTCTGTAAAAAAACTCACACTGGTGAAATAA
- a CDS encoding response regulator transcription factor, with protein MKLLIVDDHSDMRKTLRTIVQAGETSPVDFIECDNGEEAIRLFNIHHPDFVLMDIQLGRMDGFTASEQISKLHPDARIIFVTSHQSPSFRNRAMKLNAIGMVLKDNLTELTALLH; from the coding sequence ATGAAACTGCTGATCGTTGATGACCATTCCGACATGCGAAAAACCCTCAGGACGATTGTCCAGGCGGGAGAAACCAGTCCGGTCGACTTTATAGAGTGCGATAACGGCGAAGAAGCCATCCGTCTGTTCAACATTCATCATCCCGATTTTGTGCTGATGGATATTCAATTGGGACGAATGGATGGATTTACTGCTTCCGAGCAGATTTCAAAACTCCACCCGGACGCACGGATCATTTTCGTTACCAGCCACCAATCTCCATCCTTCAGAAACCGGGCCATGAAACTGAACGCCATCGGAATGGTCCTGAAGGACAACCTGACCGAACTGACTGCCCTTTTACATTAA
- a CDS encoding response regulator transcription factor, with product MPDPKLSILIADDHELVRKGLRHFLDSLARFDITEAPDGLTAYNLICTSKPAIAILDVQMPGMTGLEIAAAVSSQKEPVKIILLTMFKDESAFNRALDSGVRGYILKENTVNEILDSINRVLEGGHYVSPALNSFLVNRTTRQTGTDSWVPSSESLTNSEIRVLKLLATMKTNQEIAEDLSVSIKTIHNHRNNICVKLGLRGTHALLKYAIENANRY from the coding sequence ATGCCTGATCCGAAATTATCTATCCTGATTGCCGATGACCACGAACTCGTCCGGAAAGGTCTCCGGCATTTTCTGGACTCCCTGGCCCGGTTCGACATCACCGAAGCCCCTGACGGACTGACCGCTTATAACCTGATCTGCACGTCGAAACCGGCCATAGCCATTCTTGATGTACAGATGCCCGGCATGACCGGGCTGGAAATTGCCGCAGCCGTTTCCAGTCAGAAGGAACCTGTAAAAATCATCCTTCTCACCATGTTTAAAGATGAATCGGCTTTTAACCGGGCCCTCGATTCGGGTGTGAGAGGTTACATTCTGAAGGAAAACACGGTCAACGAGATACTGGATTCCATCAACCGGGTGCTGGAAGGCGGACATTATGTGAGTCCCGCACTGAACAGTTTTCTGGTTAACCGGACCACCCGACAGACAGGCACCGATTCATGGGTTCCTTCATCAGAGTCACTGACCAATTCCGAGATCAGGGTACTTAAACTGCTGGCCACCATGAAGACCAACCAGGAAATCGCCGAGGATCTGTCGGTCAGCATTAAAACCATTCACAACCACCGCAACAACATCTGTGTCAAGCTGGGATTGAGAGGGACTCACGCCCTGCTGAAATACGCCATCGAAAACGCCAACCGGTACTGA